The following coding sequences are from one Alosa alosa isolate M-15738 ecotype Scorff River chromosome 13, AALO_Geno_1.1, whole genome shotgun sequence window:
- the si:dkeyp-77h1.4 gene encoding formin-like protein 5 isoform X2, giving the protein MDAIIRLLVLTGLVHAAYLAPLPAKEESVIFFGEDFHILLPPGAPDVVFHPTVGAARGELVLMKAGVVQGPRAKLNHQLSHFILENVGETDEGLYTVTSQDPDDNSTMTKSFTLTVRDCSNEHSVKFGENFDIQLAGVTGPISLEFRPIDVEANQTSRPALSIINQDGYENRLVVSESKVTLKSVSSSDEGSYTIVDGSGKVQKKVCLNVKELQNFYVVPYGGTFKFNLVQNSSLVRLVYKPNYDHRARVILEKGELMIPEELDLQDRFFVDGNLCVLEGVNSRDAGEFHVVDLSGSPIAKHYLEVEAFKLRPLLVTIIALVSLVVLMLLVCLLACLVKIRKRAEKSRAIEKIAKNAGQDEGEAFRQVVKDACKQVDDTTVQSLKEDITEKSQSTEVSIKGLEVSSKEVTAFDKNLETSDSGVGFNTTALPLDSDTEAPTAPLHDDVLSTSVASEAKPAPTLTPEPKPAPPPTPEPKASPPPQPKPAPPPTPEPKASPPPEPKPALTPTPDPKPALTPEPKSPAPKSPAPKSPAPEPKAAAPEVKPASTPPPEPKAAMTPPPEAKPAVSPTPPKSPAPEPKPSPTAAKAADEKPAAAPPADAKPPASPSPDHKPATPEAKPPASPEPKATLKPAPEAKPAVSPVLEPKAPTPDPKPALSPTPDPKPAVSPAAEPTTNGTPEPKADSGSESPKTAPPKSPETGMSLKAPPPADVSSGGAVEAITNDSAPPATEEAATT; this is encoded by the exons ATGGACGCCATTATCAGACTCCTGGTGCTCACTGGGCTGGTCCATGCAG cTTACCTTGCGCCATTACCAG ccaaAGAAGAGTCGGTCATATTTTTTGGGGAGGACTTCCACATCCTCCTCCCCCCGGGTGCGCCTGACGTGGTGTTCCACCCGACGGTGGGGGCGGCACGTGGGGAGCTAGTCCTGATGAAGGCCGGCGTGGTGCAGGGCCCGCGGGCCAAGCTCAACCACCAGCTCAGCCACTTCATCCTGGAGAACGTGGGCGAGACCGATGAGGGGCTCTACACCGTCACGTCCCAGGACCCAGACGACAACAGCACCATGACTAAGTCCTTCACACTCACCGTGAGAG ACTGCTCTAATGAGCATAGTGTGAAGTTCGGAGAGAACTTCGACATCCAGCTCGCTGGTGTCACCGGCCCCATCTCACTCGAGTTCCGGCCCATCGACGTCGAAGCGAACCAGACATCCCGCCCAGCTCTGAGTATCATAAACCAAGACGGCTACGAGAACCGCCTCGTGGTCTCTGAGAGCAAGGTGACTCTTAAGTCGGTCAGCAGTTCTGACGAGGGCTCCTACACCATTGTGGACGGCAGTGGGAAAGTTCAGAAGAAGGTGTGCCTGAACGTTAAAG AGCTTCAGAACTTTTATGTTGTACCTTACGGGGGCACTTTCAAGTTCAACTTGGTCCAGAACAGCTCCCTGGTGCGCCTGGTCTACAAGCCCAACTACGACCACAGGGCCCGGGTCATCTTGGAGAAGGGCGAGTTGATGATTCCGGAGGAGCTGGACCTGCAGGACCGCTTCTTTGTGGACGGCAACCTGTGCGTGCTGGAAGGGGTCAATAGCCGCGACGCTGGAGAGTTCCACGTAGTTGACCTGAGCGGCTCCCCCATCGCCAAACACTACTTGGAAGTGGAAG ccTTTAAGCTTCGGCCGCTGTTAGTCACCATCATTGCCCTGGTATCCCTGGTGGTGTTGATGTtgcttgtgtgtctgcttgcctgtcTCGTGAAGATACGCAAGCGGGCAGAGAAGTCCCGGGCCATTGAGAAGATCGCCAAGAATGCAGGGCAAGATGAGGGTGAAGCCTTCCGACAG GTGGTCAAAGATGCCTGCAAACAGGTTGACGATACAACTGTTCAGTCCCTGAAGGAGGACATCACGGAGAAGTCCCAGAGCACAGAGGTTAGCATTAAG GGTTTGGAGGTGTCCTCAAAAGAGGTCACTGCCTTTGATAAGAACCTTGAGACCAGCGACTCCGGGGTTGGCTTCAACACCACTGCCCTTCCTCTGGACAGCGACACAGAGGCCCCGACTGCCCCCCTCCACGACGACGTCCTGAGCACCTCAGTGGCATCTGAAGCGAAGCCGGCCCCAACCTTAACACCGGAGCCCAAACCAGCTCCCCCACCGACACCTGAACCTAAAGCGTCTCCACCGCCCCAGCCCAAGCCAGCTCCTCCCCCAACACCGGAGCCCAAAGCCTCCCCACCCCCTGAGCCCAAACCAGCCTTAACACCAACCCCCGACCCCAAACCGGCTCTAACTCCCGAACCGAAGTCGCCAGCCCCTAAGTCTCCGGCACCTAAGTCTCCTGCTCCTGAGCCAAAGGCAGCTGCGCCTGAGGTGAAGCCGGCCTCTACTCCACCTCCGGAACCCAAGGCAGCCATGACACCTCCTCCTGAGGCCAAACCGGCTGTTTCTCCAACCCCACCCAAGTCCCCAGCCCCTGAGCCCAAGCCGAGTCCCACCGCAGCCAAGGCTGCCGATGAGAAACCAGCTGCTGCTCCACCTGCTGATGCCAAACCTCCCGCGTCCCCGTCTCCCGACCACAAGCCAGCGACACCGGAGGCCAAGCCTCCTGCGAGCCCTGAGCCCAAGGCCACGCTCAAACCGGCCCCTGAGGCCAAGCCTGCCGTGAGCCCGGTCCTGGAGCCCAAAGCGCCCACCCCAGACCCTAAACCAGCGCTGAGCCCAACACCGGACCCCAAGCCAGCCGTGTCCCCGGCCGCAGAGCCCACCACCAACGGCACGCCTGAGCCAAAAGCAGACAGCG
- the si:dkeyp-77h1.4 gene encoding formin-like protein 5 isoform X1, with protein sequence MYELIVSRRRIPEEFVGVSNMSWRGRFEMLGYSMSSVKMDAIIRLLVLTGLVHAAYLAPLPAKEESVIFFGEDFHILLPPGAPDVVFHPTVGAARGELVLMKAGVVQGPRAKLNHQLSHFILENVGETDEGLYTVTSQDPDDNSTMTKSFTLTVRDCSNEHSVKFGENFDIQLAGVTGPISLEFRPIDVEANQTSRPALSIINQDGYENRLVVSESKVTLKSVSSSDEGSYTIVDGSGKVQKKVCLNVKELQNFYVVPYGGTFKFNLVQNSSLVRLVYKPNYDHRARVILEKGELMIPEELDLQDRFFVDGNLCVLEGVNSRDAGEFHVVDLSGSPIAKHYLEVEAFKLRPLLVTIIALVSLVVLMLLVCLLACLVKIRKRAEKSRAIEKIAKNAGQDEGEAFRQVVKDACKQVDDTTVQSLKEDITEKSQSTEVSIKGLEVSSKEVTAFDKNLETSDSGVGFNTTALPLDSDTEAPTAPLHDDVLSTSVASEAKPAPTLTPEPKPAPPPTPEPKASPPPQPKPAPPPTPEPKASPPPEPKPALTPTPDPKPALTPEPKSPAPKSPAPKSPAPEPKAAAPEVKPASTPPPEPKAAMTPPPEAKPAVSPTPPKSPAPEPKPSPTAAKAADEKPAAAPPADAKPPASPSPDHKPATPEAKPPASPEPKATLKPAPEAKPAVSPVLEPKAPTPDPKPALSPTPDPKPAVSPAAEPTTNGTPEPKADSGSESPKTAPPKSPETGMSLKAPPPADVSSGGAVEAITNDSAPPATEEAATT encoded by the exons ATGTATGAGCTAATTGTCTCACGCCGTCGAATCCCGGAGGAATTTGTGGGGGTGTCAAATATGTCCTGGCGGGGGAGATTTGAGATGTTAGGCTACTCAAT GAGCTCGGTGAAGATGGACGCCATTATCAGACTCCTGGTGCTCACTGGGCTGGTCCATGCAG cTTACCTTGCGCCATTACCAG ccaaAGAAGAGTCGGTCATATTTTTTGGGGAGGACTTCCACATCCTCCTCCCCCCGGGTGCGCCTGACGTGGTGTTCCACCCGACGGTGGGGGCGGCACGTGGGGAGCTAGTCCTGATGAAGGCCGGCGTGGTGCAGGGCCCGCGGGCCAAGCTCAACCACCAGCTCAGCCACTTCATCCTGGAGAACGTGGGCGAGACCGATGAGGGGCTCTACACCGTCACGTCCCAGGACCCAGACGACAACAGCACCATGACTAAGTCCTTCACACTCACCGTGAGAG ACTGCTCTAATGAGCATAGTGTGAAGTTCGGAGAGAACTTCGACATCCAGCTCGCTGGTGTCACCGGCCCCATCTCACTCGAGTTCCGGCCCATCGACGTCGAAGCGAACCAGACATCCCGCCCAGCTCTGAGTATCATAAACCAAGACGGCTACGAGAACCGCCTCGTGGTCTCTGAGAGCAAGGTGACTCTTAAGTCGGTCAGCAGTTCTGACGAGGGCTCCTACACCATTGTGGACGGCAGTGGGAAAGTTCAGAAGAAGGTGTGCCTGAACGTTAAAG AGCTTCAGAACTTTTATGTTGTACCTTACGGGGGCACTTTCAAGTTCAACTTGGTCCAGAACAGCTCCCTGGTGCGCCTGGTCTACAAGCCCAACTACGACCACAGGGCCCGGGTCATCTTGGAGAAGGGCGAGTTGATGATTCCGGAGGAGCTGGACCTGCAGGACCGCTTCTTTGTGGACGGCAACCTGTGCGTGCTGGAAGGGGTCAATAGCCGCGACGCTGGAGAGTTCCACGTAGTTGACCTGAGCGGCTCCCCCATCGCCAAACACTACTTGGAAGTGGAAG ccTTTAAGCTTCGGCCGCTGTTAGTCACCATCATTGCCCTGGTATCCCTGGTGGTGTTGATGTtgcttgtgtgtctgcttgcctgtcTCGTGAAGATACGCAAGCGGGCAGAGAAGTCCCGGGCCATTGAGAAGATCGCCAAGAATGCAGGGCAAGATGAGGGTGAAGCCTTCCGACAG GTGGTCAAAGATGCCTGCAAACAGGTTGACGATACAACTGTTCAGTCCCTGAAGGAGGACATCACGGAGAAGTCCCAGAGCACAGAGGTTAGCATTAAG GGTTTGGAGGTGTCCTCAAAAGAGGTCACTGCCTTTGATAAGAACCTTGAGACCAGCGACTCCGGGGTTGGCTTCAACACCACTGCCCTTCCTCTGGACAGCGACACAGAGGCCCCGACTGCCCCCCTCCACGACGACGTCCTGAGCACCTCAGTGGCATCTGAAGCGAAGCCGGCCCCAACCTTAACACCGGAGCCCAAACCAGCTCCCCCACCGACACCTGAACCTAAAGCGTCTCCACCGCCCCAGCCCAAGCCAGCTCCTCCCCCAACACCGGAGCCCAAAGCCTCCCCACCCCCTGAGCCCAAACCAGCCTTAACACCAACCCCCGACCCCAAACCGGCTCTAACTCCCGAACCGAAGTCGCCAGCCCCTAAGTCTCCGGCACCTAAGTCTCCTGCTCCTGAGCCAAAGGCAGCTGCGCCTGAGGTGAAGCCGGCCTCTACTCCACCTCCGGAACCCAAGGCAGCCATGACACCTCCTCCTGAGGCCAAACCGGCTGTTTCTCCAACCCCACCCAAGTCCCCAGCCCCTGAGCCCAAGCCGAGTCCCACCGCAGCCAAGGCTGCCGATGAGAAACCAGCTGCTGCTCCACCTGCTGATGCCAAACCTCCCGCGTCCCCGTCTCCCGACCACAAGCCAGCGACACCGGAGGCCAAGCCTCCTGCGAGCCCTGAGCCCAAGGCCACGCTCAAACCGGCCCCTGAGGCCAAGCCTGCCGTGAGCCCGGTCCTGGAGCCCAAAGCGCCCACCCCAGACCCTAAACCAGCGCTGAGCCCAACACCGGACCCCAAGCCAGCCGTGTCCCCGGCCGCAGAGCCCACCACCAACGGCACGCCTGAGCCAAAAGCAGACAGCG
- the mdc1 gene encoding mediator of DNA damage checkpoint protein 1, with protein MDATQVVQDFPFDDDEEEQEDDSADEEEAQPVAKLKVFKNVHVPETELLLYPGENILGRDATFCTVPLPASSMSKRHATISISVFRSNGQHASGAIEALIWDMGSLNGTRKGRLKLTPHVRYALSEGDKVTLADLPCQYAPVGTAEGETGKGRARTPDCLGGERGEQTLVPQGDCYKVNLRTETHTEAVRAVERAANGERGFLTPSSGQHGDAKPRGSHGMSARLEQKDQSPAPLVTASDSESDGEREGWRPRATKTLVSSDSDSPRMPQPTCSTFQSPSGTSYIPESPSSSVRGRVNETVSSGGSIWTDRSTEAALNKPRPDPLEFNMDSDTDVEGEEETGEVEGRSSPHAANGEASADLVAGASAGPATKHPDYHIDRNTDVEGDDHEVSDINSTKASVCEVGENVSSPAAVAAAATAAPSDFHLESDTDVEDEDEVGQTVQMAPPPAHTAPGTDVTESMPANAASAEFHMDSDTDVEEEGDDQADVTQADVNTAASTAAQDKPEEPQSHSASDTTDDDDPFKSGSSSKNTEACAGQQPISAAALEIQSDSDTDVEDESAGQQAAPSAPLGSPHPSGLQPTAEAAPGAPESTADVEEGTGGGKQPASPPAVTPAKPDDFNMDSDTDVEEALQEDTRPRKPGERASAAVLQSSTPMGAAGLRLEEMETQLFLSPADHFARPVGLPPFNPATSSDDDFVPETQSFVAKPHGGGAPPGLSALDETALEEETQLFCVGGVTERSAQLQLSLSDSSRLQQQLATEATQAYALPEIRDSDSDGDSDLDATQDYGALQATQAYAAEPVRDEEDGHVDSATAETQAFFITAPRSTDIAVGLAEATPLPQREVLKEVAGPGEEEEATQLTELDTFSHISTADTVILPRSQRLGGEEAGRMSDVTPTDLVASATAHESKQANVPAAEICMDSDTDVEEEKDGGLKESRPTTAQIKAEELQLHSDSDSADTGDDDPFKPGTSATTVTSTGGQASHTTSSVSCSETQPMSALNDDDEEEVEEEEPKVAPSRRKSRARRGQGRHDGQPSETLLIAETQPVSVNDDDDGDAEEEASKPASPKRSERTRRGKRRPVGDEVESAEAAFSSCLLSTAQTQPMANVDEEDEEEEEEAKPVGPRRRGRTHGGRGAQVEDGLEVTETLVNSDLAVIETQPVSAVGDENGQDKGEQGPASPKRRGRARRGKGKQEEDESKPAEMPSSTCLTTAETQPMAACEEEEEEEEDTQAAPSTSRAKTRGAGKEPVTTRSTRGRGKVEGEEREGEEVEEGTSVESRRQTRGKTPAVKRGGRRRGEGAGEEEEEAEEKPVQEVRRGRGRKSVNERKEQEEKNRLEKERLEKERQQKEKRERIEKERKEAEARERQEKERLEKEKEERERIEREQREKEERERKEQEEKERLERERLEKKRQEKEERERLEREKREKEQKERKEAEEKERLEKERLEKERQEKEEKEKVERERREKEEKERKEAEERERLEKERLEKERKEAEEEERLQMEKRKKEEREQEKRETSDPKMEKPESDDKPQTSTRGRRAASRRAAPAPPSGQEEPVLPSDDCPARRTRSRSSSSNSVSSERSTSSVRSSASRQGAPEPHSRRSSRRASRAPPAGEQTPALEDGSSESQSGRRSRRPSTSSNSVCSEVTEAASVASQSKGRGRGRGRKSVKGKDPVAEPEPAPSETQGTEPSATKTSGRGRRGRKSGAGDEATVGVSAQADDEDKPAEEEAGPAPRGRRGAIAPKPDSVPQKATGRGRGRGRKAGLSSQSTSAEEDSESADVASADVSAPASQDRGKKRSHDEELEELDETEEVRFKIPRSKGKVPKGHRKAESEDAAGGAELDRTDEETAPGPAERKGRGRPSVAQKKKEVKKEVEESEEAAAAEPDESSAKGSRKRGAAAAESPTPTKSARRSVGTSRQAHKVLFTGVSDEAAEAVVARLGGSMAKGVSDMTHLVTDAVRRTVKFMCAVARGVPIVTPDWLKKCGRAGSFLPADEFLVKDAEQERKFNFRLQESLSVASSQPLLQGYEIHVTRSVKPEPAQMKDIIVSCGARYLPKMPSVNKPQTVVVSCAEDAALCSSAVAASIPVVSSEFLLTGILQQQADVLAHALTIAQAPARGRKKT; from the exons ATGGATGCAACACAAGTGGTTCAGGATTTCCcgtttgatgatgatgaagaagagcAAGAGGATGACAGTGCTGACGAGGAGGAAGCACAGCCAGTGGCTAAACTGAAAGTTTTCAAGAATGTGCATGTCCCAGAGACTG AGTTGCTTCTTTACCCAGGAGAGAATATTTTGGGCCGTGATGCTACTTTCTGCACAGTGCCCTTACCTGCCTCGTCAATGTCAAAGCGCCACGCCACCATTTCCATCTCTGTGTTCCGCTCGAACGGACAACATGCCAGTGGAGCCATAGAAGCCCTCATCTGGGACATGGGCAGCCTGAATGGCACCAGGAAAGGCCGCTTGAAGCTAACACCCCACGTGCGCTATGCCCTGAGCGAGGGGGATAAAGTGACTCTAGCCGATCTGCCTTGCCAGTATGCCCCTGTCGGGACAGCTGAGGGAGAGACTGGCAAGGGTAGAGCGAGGACACCAGACTGCCTTggtggagagaggggtgagCAGACACTCGTGCCTCAGGGGGACTGCTACAAAGTGAATCTGAGGACAGAGACGCACACAGAGGCTGTCAGAGCAGTGGAGAGGGCAGCCAATGGGGAGAGGGGGTTTCTGACACCCAGCAGTGGGCAGCATGGGGATGCCAAACCGAGAGGCAGCCATGGCATGTCGGCCAGGCTGGAGCAGAAGGACCAAAGTCCTGCCCCCCTGGTCACTGCATCTGACTCAGAGTCTGATGGAGAGCGAGAGGGATGGAGGCCAAGAGCAACCAAAACTTTAG TGTCTTCAGATTCAGACTCTCCAAGGATGCCTCAGCCCACTTGTTCAACGTTCCAGAGTCCGTCAGGCACTTCTTACATACCAGAGAG CCCCTCTTCCTCAGTGAGGGGAAGAGTGAACGAGACCGTGAGCTCAGGAGGATCCATCTGGACTGACAGGAGCACTGAGGCGGCGCTGAACAAGCCCAGGCCAGACCCCCTGGAGTTTAACATGGACAGTGACACTgatgtggagggagaggaggagacgggggaggtggaggggaggagCTCACCGCACGCTGCAAATGGAGAGGCAAGTGCGGATCTGGTGGCGGGGGCATCCGCCGGACCTGCCACCAAGCATCCGGATTATCATATAGACCGTAATACTGATGTCGAGGGAGATGACCATGAGGTGTCGGACATTAATTCCACAAAGGCTTCAGTCTGTGAAGTAGGGGAGAATGTATCCAGTCCTGCAGCTGTTGCTGCCGCTGCCACAGCAGCCCCATCAGACTTTCACCTGGAGAGTGACACAGATGTGGAGGATGAAGATGAGGTTGGCCAGACTGTGCAGATGGCCCCTCCACCGGCACACACAGCCCCAGGCACTGATGTGACCGAATCCATGCCAGCGAACGCGGCCTCGGCAGAATTTCATATGGACAGTGACACAgacgtggaggaggagggggatgaCCAGGCAGATGTTACACAAGCAGATGTCAACACCGCAGCTTCCACTGCAGCTCAGGACAAACCAGAGGAGCCTCAGTCCCACAGTGCCTCGGACACCACAGATGACGACGACCCATTCAAGtcgggcagcagcagcaaaaaCACAGAGGCCTGTGCCGGCCAACAGCCTATATCTGCGGCCGCCTTGGAAATCCAGTCTGACAGTGACACCGACGTGGAGGATGAGAGCGCGGGGCAGCAAGCAGCCCCCTCTGCACCCCTGGGCTCCCCGCATCCCTCTGGACTCCAGCCCACTGCTGAGGCGGCCCCTGGGGCTCCAGAGTCCACAGCTGATGTGGAGGAGGGCACCGGAGGGGGCAAACAGCCGGCATCGCCTCCAGCTGTGACGCCAGCCAAGCCAGATGATTTCAACATGGACAGCGACACGGATGTGGAGGAGGCGCTCCAAGAGGACACTAGACCCAGGAAGCCTGGTGAGAGGGCCTCTGCTGCAGTACTCCAGTCCTCAACCCCTATGGGAGCAG CAGGGTTGCGACTAGAAGAGATGGAGACTCAGCTCttcctcagtccagcagatcaTTTTGCGC GCCCTGTAGGCCTTCCACCCTTCAACCCAGCGACGTCGTCTGATGATGACTTTGTCCCAGAAACCCAGTCCTTTGTGGCCAAGCCTCATGGTGGCGGTGCTCCTCCTGGGCTGAGCGCCCTTGACGAGACGGCTCTGGAGGAGGAGACCCAGCTGTTCTGCGTAGGCGGCGTCACGGAGCGGTCGGCACAGCTCCAGCTCAGCCTGTCGGACAGCAGTcgcctgcagcagcagctggccACCGAGGCCACGCAGGCGTACGCCCTCCCCGAGATCAGGGACTCGGACTCGGACGGGGATTCGGACCTGGATGCAACCCAGGACTACGGAGCTCTGCAGGCCACGCAAGCCTACGCTGCAGAGCCAGTGAGAGACGAGGAAGACGGCCATGTGGACAGCGCCACGGCTGAAACCCAGGCCTTCTTCATAACCGCGCCAAGGAGCACCGACATTGCTGTTGGCCTTGCTGAAGCCACGCCCCTGCCCCAGAGGGAGGTGCTGAAGGAGGTGGCAGGaccaggggaggaggaggaggccaccCAGCTGACGGAGTTGGACACCTTCTCCCATATCTCCACCGCCGACACGGTTATCCTCCCACGCAGCCAGAGGCTGGGAGGTGAAGAGGCTGGAAGAATGTCTGATGTGACTCCCACAGACTTGGTAGCTAGTGCCACCGCCCATGAATCCAAGCAGGCAAACGTCCCTGCTGCGGAGATCTGCATGGACAGTGACACagatgtggaggaggagaaagatggCGGCTTGAAGGAGTCACGGCCCACGACTGCCCAGATCAAGGCCGAGGAACTTCAGCTCCACAGCGATTCAGATTCAGCAGACACCGGTGATGATGACCCATTCAAGCCAGGCACGAGCGCAACCACTGTGACCTCCACAGGTGGCCAGGCATCACACACCACTTCTAGTGTCTCCTGCTCTGAAACCCAACCCATGTCTGCcttaaatgatgatgatgaggaggaggtggaggaggaagaaccAAAGGTAGCACCATCTAGAAGAAAAAGCAGGGCTCGTAGAGGACAAGGACGTCATGATGGCCAACCTTCCGAGACACTTCTCATTGCTGAAACCCAGCCAGTCAGCGTgaacgatgatgatgatggtgatgctgAAGAGGAAGCATCAAAACCCGCATCCCCCAAACGAAGTGAGAGGACAcgcagagggaagaggaggccTGTTGGAGATGAGGTTGAGTCTGCTGAGGCCGCCTTCAGCTCCTGCCTCCTCTCTACTGCTCAAACTCAGCCAATGGCCAATGTGGATGAGGaagacgaagaggaggaggaggaagcaaaGCCTGTCGGCcccagaaggagaggaagaacgcatggagggagaggggcacAGGTGGAGGACGGGCTGGAGGTCACTGAGACTCTGGTCAACTCTGACCTCGCTGTGATCGAAACTCAGCCCGTGTCTGCTGTTGGTGATGAAAATGGTCAAGACAAGGGAGAGCAGGGACCTGCTTCCCccaaaaggagagggagggcaCGCAGAGGTAAGGGGAAGCAGGAGGAAGACGAGAGCAAGCCTGCTGAGATGCCTTCAAGCACCTGTCTGACCACTGCAGAAACGCAGCCCATGGCTGcatgtgaggaggaggaggaggaggaagaggatacACAGGCAGCCCCTTCCACATCCAGAGCAAAGACACGTGGAGCAGGGAAAGAGCCCGTCACCACAAGAAGCACCAGAGGCAGAGGGAAAgtagagggggaagagagagagggagaagaggtggaggaggggacgAGTGTGGAGTCGAGGAGGCAGACCAGGGGCAAGACTCCTGcagtgaagagaggaggacggaggagaggagagggggctggagaggaagaggaggaggccgAAGAAAAGCCTGTGCAGGAGGTCAGGAGGGGTCGAGGGAGGAAGAGTGTG aatgaaagaaaagaacaagAGGAGAAAAACAGGTTGGAGAAAGAAAGACTTGAAAAGGAAAGAcaacaaaaagagaaaagagaaagaatagagaaagagagaaaagaagctGAGGCGAGAGAAaggcaggagaaggagaggctggaaaaagagaaagaggaaagagaaagaatagagagggagcagagagagaaagaagagagggagagaaaagagcaagaggagaaagaaaggctagagagggaaagacttgaaaagaaaagacaagaaaaagaagaaagggaaagattggagagggagaagagagagaaggaacagaaagagagaaaagaggctgaggagaaagagaggctggagaaggagaggcttgaaaaagaaagacaagaaaaagaagaaaaggaaaaagtagagagggagagaagagagaaagaagagaaggaaagaaaagaggctgaagagagagaacgattggagaaggagagacttgaaaaagaaagaaaagaagcagaggaagaggagagactgcagatggagaagaggaaaaaggaagagagagagcaagagaagagagaaaccaGTGACCCTAAAATGGAGAAACCAGAGAGTGATGATAAACCCCAGACGTCCACACGAGGGAGGCGAGCAGCCTCCAGACGTGCCGCTCCAGCTCCCCCCAGTGGACAGGAGGAGCCGGTGCTGCCCAGTGATGACTGCCCTGCCCGAAGGACACGCTCTCGCTCCAGCTCCTCCAACTCCGTCAGCTCAGAGAGATCCACGTCCAGCGTGCGCAGCAGCGCCAGCAGGCAGGGGGCGCCAGAGCCACACTCCAGGCGCTCCTCCAGACGAGCCTCCAGAGCTCCCCCTGCTGGAGAACAGACGCCAGCACTGGAGGATGGCTCGAGTGAGTCACAGTCTGGAAGAAGATCTCGAAGGCCATCTACCTCTAGTAACTCGGTGTGCTCTGAAGTGACCGAAGCAGCCAGTGTGGCCAGTCAGAGTAAGGGccgagggagaggaagagggaggaagagtgtgAAGGGGAAAGACCCAGTGGCAGAGCCTGAACCAGCACCATCAGAGACTCAAGGCACCGAACCTTCGGCCACCAAGACCTCGGGACGAGGCCGCAGAGGCCGCAAGTCAGGGGCTGGAGACGAGGCGACCGTTGGCGTGTCCGCCCAGGCCGACGATGAGGACAAGCCTGCTGAGGAGGAAGCTGGTCCTGCCCCACGGGGTCGAAGGGGAGCCATCGCACCCAAGCCAGACTCCGTCCCTCAGAAAGCCACCGGCCGGGGTCGAGGTAGGGGTCGGAAGGCCGGCCTGTCCAGCCAGAGCACCTCAGCCGAGGAGGACAGCGAAAGCGCCGACGTCGCGAGCGCCGATGTTTCTGCGCCGGCCAGTCAAGacagagggaagaagaggagtCACGATGAAGAGTTGGAGGAACTTGACGAGACTGAGGAGGTTCGATTCAAGATTCCTCGCTCGAAGGGGAAGGTGCCAAAGGGACACAGGAAAGCGGAGAGTGAGGACGCCGCTGGAGGAGCGGAGCTGGACAGGACAGACGAGGAGACGGCCCCTGGTCcagcagagaggaagggaagaggCCGTCCGTCTGTGGCGCAGAAGAAGAAAGAGGTGAAGAAGGAAGTGGAGGAGAGCGAGGAGGCAGCAGCAGCTGAG CCTGACGAGTCCTCAGCCAAGGGATCCAGGAAGCGCGGTGCAGCCGCTGCCGAGTCGCCCACCCCAACCAAATCCGCCCGCCGCTCCGTGGGCACCTCGCGCCAGGCACACAAG GTGCTGTTCACTGGGGTGTCTGATGAGGCGGCGGAGGCTGTGGTGGCCCGGCTAGGGGGCAGCATGGCCAAAGGTGTGAGCGACATGACGCACCTGGTCACCGATGCGGTGCGACGGACTGTCAAGTTCATGTGTGCAGTGGCCAGAGGGGTGCCTATCGTTACACCCGATTGGCTGAAAAAG TGTGGGAGGGCTGGGAGCTTTCTGCCTGCTGATGAGTTTCTGGTGAAGGACGCGGAGCAGGAGAGGAAGTTTAACTTCCGTCTGCAGGAGTCCCTGAGTGTGGCCAGCAGCCAGCCCCTCCTACAG GGTTATGAGATTCATGTCACACGGTCAGTGAAGCCTGAGCCGGCACAGATGAAGGACATCATCGTCAGCTGTGGGGCTCGCTACCTTCCCAAGATGCCCTCTGTCAACAAG CCCCAGACAGTGGTGGTGTCGTGTGCAGAGGACGCCGCGCTCTGCTCGTCAGCCGTGGCGGCGTCCATCCCCGTGGTCAGCTCCGAGTTCCTCCTGACGGGCATCCTCCAACAGCAGGCCGACGTGCTCGCCCACGCCCTCACCATCGCCCAGGCCCCTGCTCGGGGCAGGAAGAAGACATGA